In the Ipomoea triloba cultivar NCNSP0323 chromosome 6, ASM357664v1 genome, one interval contains:
- the LOC116022310 gene encoding uncharacterized protein LOC116022310, translating into MESAVEVRSGEKRPPDDGELEGQPAGKKVKGLVDGNVKKVAEMVLVLAAMGKMRGGRSPTDAEKEMMAEARDKLAEVCQMFAPKDVFPRDAFGGVIEDLGLNKLKEQRLGFRPPKTSIAEKMLLSKRKMEKPEDFTLQSAPYSSQRLQSNSGTTVENRAPPHGVRMFQADKPGQAPISSGNFQSASTLGHGSTANSASLPYQLPTSEIRPVTHAGLTTGNLGKDNSPVALPRVERPHFRPDGRSNGASHIQASSGDHSTLRPPNWSMTPPSHSAAKVGPENGVPAHSTTKVEGGPEYKSGMAHQVTTSRPFINQTSSGNFTTLHQQGITFVSAPPPSNTHAEVGKIVQRFLQPQLPDRPVWTPPSRDYMSKALTCQMCKFTVTEVENVLVCDACEKGYHLKCLQINNQKGVPRGEWHCGKCLSLTNGKPLPPKYGRVMRNINATKVSSTAPMVQPSLDKKVSQKVIVNGNVALQNPPTVGIANRVNPASFPKVENSKDMLGNDTMSSNKSTDSKVSSESCPNSLMKASGDSSVSPVGSSVDKPCQGEAVELKQQPPAKTESTRNSSDHSHPSVDCPSIDHIRLSNSIEISSKQSPGNNLEVVDLKESCDRATSSNDVAKKGEQGAGEVNTANDSTAYNGNTKCSSSSSDRLHIVGWVGSKHSVGDEKIFYNACRINGYVYNLEDYALIRFGNDRLIPSKLQTMWEDTKTGMKWVTVNRCYFARDLPASVGRPCSLESSEVYLSNFGSAVMAGLIEGPCEVLPPSKFTEERERRTRAVTEKNDLRPLYLCKWIFDEAKGLFRDVSC; encoded by the exons ATGGAATCGGCGGTTGAGGTGAGATCCGGGGAGAAACGGCCGCCGGATGATGGGGAGCTTGAGGGGCAGCCGGCTGGGAAGAAGGTGAAGGGATTGGTGGATGGGAATGTGAAGAAAGTGGCGGAGATGGTGCTTGTGTTGGCGGCGATGGGGAAGATGAGGGGCGGGAGGAGCCCTACTGATGCGGAGAAGGAGATGATGGCGGAGGCTAGGGATAAATTGGCTGAGGTGTGCCAAATGTTTGCTCCCAAGGATGTGTTTCCCAGGGACGCGTTTGGAGGTGTAATTGAGGACCTTGGACTCAATAAGCTCAAGGAGCAGAGGTTAGGGTTTCGTCCCCCTAAGACGTCTATTGCTGAGAAGATGTTGCTTTCCAAAAGAAAG ATGGAAAAACCGGAGGACTTTACCCTACAGTCTGCTCCCTATTCATCCCAACGGTTGCAATCAAATTCAGGTACAACAGTTGAGAATCGTGCTCCTCCACATGGTGTTCGAATGTTTCAAGCTGATAAACCAGGCCAAGCACCAATTTCCTCTGGAAATTTTCAGTCAGCTTCAACTTTGGGTCATGGATCTACTGCAAACTCTGCATCTTTACCTTATCAATTACCTACAAGTGAGATCAGACCAGTTACTCACGCTGGGTTAACCACAGGTAATCTTGGTAAAGACAATTCTCCAGTGGCATTGCCGCGTGTTGAAAGACCACATTTCAGACCTGATGGGAGGTCAAATGGTGCTTCTCATATTCAAG CTTCATCTGGGGATCACTCGACCCTGAGGCCACCTAATTGGTCGATGACACCACCATCACATTCAGCAGCCAAGGTGGGGCCTGAAAATGGGGTGCCAGCACATTCAACTACCAAAGTTGAGGGAGGTCCTGAATATAAGTCAGGGATGGCCCACCAAGTAACAACATCTAGACCTTTTATCAATCAGACTTCTTCTGGAAACTTCACGACCTTACACCAGCAAGGGATAACCTTTGTCTCAGCTCCTCCTCCAAGTAACACTCATGCTGAAGTTGGTAAGATTGTTCAGAGGTTCTTACAGCCCCAGCTTCCTGATCGACCTGTATGGACTCCGCCATCTAGAGATTATATGAGTAAGGCACTGACTTGTCAAATGTGCAAGTTTACAGTAACTGAGGTGGAAAATGTTCTTGTCTGTGATGCTTGTGAAAAGGGGTATCACTTGAAATGTCTCCAAATAAATAATCAGAAGGGTGTTCCTAGGGGAGAATGGCATTGTGGAAAGTGCTTGTCACTAACAAATGGTAAACCATTACCCCCTAAATATGGTCGTGTCATGAGAAACATCAATGCAACAAAAGTCTCTTCAACTGCACCAATGGTTCAGCCATCTCTTGACAAAAAAGTCTCTCAGAAAGTGATAGTGAATGGGAATGTTGCATTACAAAATCCTCCAACTGTCGGTATAGCAAATAGAGTTAACCCTGCATCTTTTCCAAAGGTTGAAAATTCCAAAGACATGCTAGGGAATGACACAATGTCAAGTAATAAAAGTACTGATAGTAAAGTTTCTTCTGAATCCTGTCCAAACAGTTTGATGAAAGCTTCTGGTGATAGTAGTGTTTCTCCTGTTGGCTCATCAGTTGATAAACCTTGCCAAGGGGAAGCAGTTGAATTGAAACAGCAGCCTCCTGCTAAAACTGAGTCAACGCGCAATTCATCTGATCATTCACATCCTTCTGTGGACTGCCCAAGTATAGATCATATACGGCTATCAAATAGTATAGAGATTTCATCTAAGCAGTCTCCTGGAAATAACCTTGAGGTTGTTGATTTGAAGGAATCTTGTGATAGAGCTACCAGTTCCAATGATGTTGCTAAAAAAGGAGAGCAAGGGGCTGGAGAAGTAAATACTGCTAATGACTCTACAGCCTATAATGGGAACACAAAGTGCAGTAGTTCTTCATCAGATCGGTTACATATCGTTGGTTGGGTTGGCAGCAAACATTCAGTtggagatgagaaaattttttataatgcatGCCGCATTAATGGCTATGTCTATAATCTTGAAGACTATGCTCTTATTCGTTTTGGAAATGACAGATTGATTCCTTCGAAGCTTCAG ACTATGTGGGAAGATACCAAAACTGGAATGAAATGGGTTACTGTTAATCGGTGTTACTTTGCCAGAGACTTGCCAGCATCTGTTGGCCGCCCATGTAGTCTGGAGAGCAGTGAG